In Topomyia yanbarensis strain Yona2022 chromosome 2, ASM3024719v1, whole genome shotgun sequence, one DNA window encodes the following:
- the LOC131684450 gene encoding uncharacterized protein LOC131684450, with product MEKLKKYINPFPEFSLDGDYFYSLDIACVMLEFKPPLSKRTSLRIAWAVLKVLLMLQYLCFTVHLCRTIIAQDIEKFATILNMHFFLTVSIFRAAALAYHRDTLIKLKQEINEKSCQRDDADAYEMRKNIFIWNNKFLVMMYCYNTTNMFIWCFTTGLYDELFKIPFSLDMLPTALHWLIDVAFVLITVPWSYTGWLSFKEFMVILRVMRVELAIVVRQFDPLFRNVTERLEITDSSPVSVFQQKQYWAQLESSFSSAISHHSSFINNYQRLRTIASINFFVLLTSAGLMISISMFLTLLRPSFDRLPMQLFAVQCLFETYLCCSMFTSLEEVNDQIASYVYAIDWLSMVPRSSDIDFKCYKSIRQNALILQRQVHGGFTVRAGGMFELNIETFAGMVKLIHTLLTCMSQMDLGSE from the exons atggaaaagttgaaaaaatatatCAACCCATTTCCAGAGTTTAGCCTCGATGGGGACTATTTCTACTCCTTGGATATAGCATGTGTTATGCTCG AATTCAAACCACCGTTGTCGAAGCGAACCAGTCTGCGAATTGCCTGGGCAGTGTTGAAAGTTTTGCTGATGCTACAGTACCTTTGCTTCACAGTTCACCTCTGCCGTACCATCATTGCTCAggatattgaaaagtttgcgaCAATACTGAATATGCATTTCTTTCTCACCGTTTCAATATTCCGGGCGGCCGCCCTCGCCTATCACAGAGATACGCTAATAAAGTTGAAGCAAGAAATCAATGAAAAATCTTGCCAGCGAGACGATGCAGATGCGTACGagatgagaaaaaatatttttatctggAACAACAAGTTTCTAGTTATGATGTATTGCTACAACACGACCAACATGTTCATCTGGTGCTTTACCACCGGTTTATATGACGAACTCTTCAAAATCCCATTCTCGTTGGACATGCTACCGACCGCCCTTCATTGGCTAATTGATGTAGCATTCGTGCTAATCACCGTACCGTGGAGCTACACTGGCTGGTTAAGTTTCAAGGAGTTCATGGTAATTTTAAGGGTTATGCGTGTGGAACTGGCAATTGTTGTGCGCCAGTTTGACCCCCTGTTCCGTAATGTCACTGAAAGATTGGAAATAACCGACTCCAGTCCGGTGTCAGTTTTTCAACAAAAGCAATACTGGGCTCAATTGGAGTCTTCATTCAGCAGTGCCATTTCACATCATTCGTCATTCATAAA TAACTATCAACGGCTTCGAACAATTGcgagcatcaatttttttgtatTGCTGACTTCAGCAGGGCTAATGATTTCAATCAGTATGTTTTTGACACTTCTGAGACCGTCGTTTGATCGCTTGCCGATGCAACTTTTCGCCGTCCAGTGTCTGTTCGAAACTTATTTATGCTGTTCAATGTTTACCTCGCTGGAGGAAGTA AATGATCAAATTGCAAGCTACGTGTACGCCATCGATTGGCTTTCAATGGTTCCACGGTCCAGCGACATCGATTTTAAATGTTACAAATCTATCCGCCAAAATGCATTGATTCTGCAGCGACAAGTTCATGGCGGGTTTACTGTTCGGGCGGGCGGAATGTTCGAACTGAACATCGAGACCTTCGCGGGAATGGTAAAATTAATACACACACTGTTGACGTGTATGTCTCAAATGGATCTTGGCAGTGAATAA